The genomic window TTTAAAGAAAACAACTTTTAAATAATAGAGTTGAGGCTTTCTAATTCTATATAATTAAACCAAATTTAGATCTATACaatgaaattaaatttgataaacAACAAAATACCAATTTCTAATATGATCAAGATCATGTCCTTAGATTATTGGTGGAAAATACCTAAAAATTGCTGTTTGTGCTTTGACataataaattgaaataaaaCTTTACATCTATAAAATTGTGAAAATCAATTGATCAAAAGATCTTATCTGGATCAAGACGAATGATGTACTACCCTGATAACATGATTTGCTCCTTACGTGTAGGTCTACGGTGATCTCATCCTCCTTTAATGAGCATAACCATTGGGAGACTTGGCATGAAAAACTTCTTTAGTTGTTTGGAAAAGGATAAAAAAGAAAAGGTGGATGAAAGTAGAAAAGCAGAAATCATGGAAGCAGAGGAGTATCTGGTTGGAGACTACAACAAAGTGCAATGGAAAAAGTAGATGTGTAAGTATGTTTCCAATATGCCAGAGTGATGGATTTAAAGTCTACCTATAGACTTTGTTCAGATGATCAAGAAGATTTGATGGCTTTTAAGATCCATGATGTTTTGAAAACATCGTATCTTTTCGAAAACCAGCATTCTCTTCTGAAGAGTTATAACTCTTCGCAAAGAAATATTTGATGAAAAGTGTTTTAAAACATTTAAACCAACTCAAATTTAGGGAATAAGGTTGGTTTATTTGATGCAGATTCCATGTGCCTTTCTTGCCAAACCTTTTTTGGCAATGATTAACCGTGGATTTAGGACGAAATGAATccatctaataataattttatcctaAGATGATTTAAATCCATCTAGAAGGATTTCATCGTAGATATATACAGTGGATCTgatccatctaataatttttctACTTGATGATGGGCGTGTTAGCTGATTTCTCTATTGCTGGAAGAGGCCTCCCCGTTTTCAGCTCTAATCTCTGAGTTTGGTTGTAAAGTTCGAACTCCATACTCTATGCTAGAGGATTGTGATTTCTGTATTTTTTTTGGCCCCTAGTGAGCTGTCTAAGCTTCCAGGAACTCTTAAAGCTAGGTGGTTTACTTCTCTCAGtccaaaaacaaaagaaaatgacACCTATGTGAATCACATGGCTCTATGGGTGTGATTTTTGGAATGGTGCGGTACACGGAGGCCATAAAGTCTTGCCCATCCATCCACTGCTGATCCACCTGTCAAGGTCACGACATGTGGAGAGTATTATATCACTTAATGTGTTAAAACTTGTGGGACTGGGAAAActcaaaaagaggaaaaaaaaatctcatccaaAACCCTGTGTAGAAGCAGTTTCTGTATAGAAGGGTGTTGCAGGAAACGATAAATCTCAATGATGTATGATTGATGCGGGTATTTGGacgattagatatatttataatttaagaaGTATTTTTTGCATATACCTGCAATTACTTGTATATCTTCTTGAATTATTATTTGTGTACATACATCGATGAGTTACTCTTTTTACATATATTCCCTTCTATATATCTGAATTTGCATGTGTACTCTTGCAAATttactatttacatatatatttttgtagAGTATTTGTTTTTATGTATATATCCTTGCAAATTTGCTGTTTGTATGTATATGCttataaattatttctttttgcatatctatCTTTATTAAGGGTATATAAGCAAAAGAAATTATAAAGGTATATtcgtataaaaaatatttataagaatATACATGTAAAAGGAGATTATTTATAacgatatatatataaaaaaataatttataagagtATACATGTAAATAGCAAATTTACAAGGATATACCTTTTATATCTCCTAATCATAGAATTTTCTACAACTTAGTATACCACTAAGGATTTAGTTAAAAATTAAAACCATCAATTACAATTTGCTAAAAATGGCAGAATAGGTTCAGCATAATTCTAGAAGACTAATATATGAACCCAAAATTCTTGTACTGAATGTGCAAATATGTGGAACATGTTTCTTTAGATTGTCTAGACTTATAaggaatttatataaatataaaaaacatgaaggaatgcatattttttcttgctTTAGTGCATTATGCTAGGTTCATTATTTtgtttgcttattataatttctTGGAGATCCATTTCTTCATTGTTGAGGTGTTTGGCTTCCTGTTAAGATGTTCACTAAGATTATTGTTCTTATTGCCATTACCATTTTAAAGTTTTATTCTGAAAACATACCAATTTTGGCATGCACAAACTATATGCCCGGATACTAACTcatttcttaaaatttatttaattttgagaCATCATTTCCTCTCACATGAGATGTATATGGtctattaaaagaaaataaatggtTATGGCATCATCAAGTATGATTATTGGGAGGACTTGATAAATATACACCATGTTTCGGACCATGTACTTCCTCTAAGTCATATGTTAGATCATATGAAGGGGTTTATTTATGTAAAATAAGGGTACATACTTATTAGCAAAAGGTAAGATGCATTGCCAGTGCCCAAATGTCTTTTTCAATACTATGCTTTCGTGTTATATATAGCAATGGACGTGACCAGTGAAATATATTTGTCAGATAATTAGTTTGTATGTCTTGTGCTCCGTTTAACCTAACACTAATCCAAcatttccttttcttctcttctattctcCTTTTTATCGCCGCCAACACCTCGTTCAGATCGCAAGTTTGTTCTTGCTACCATTATTTCGATCGATCTCTTGAAGATTACTTTTATTACCTCTCCGAAGCTTCTAGTATCATTGCAATCTTTACTATAGCTACCACTTAAAGCAGGTATCTCTCTTCTCTCCTCCATTTGTATGTCATTCGATCTTTTTCTCCtcatttcttcctctttctctttgtTGTTCTAGAAAATTTTTGACATTTTAAGAGCCCTTGTACTCTTGATTCCTTAAATCAAGTTTGATTAGGCATGCTCGAGGTGATTAGTTTCATTTCTAGCCCTACTCTTGATCATGGTATTTCTTCTTGTGATTTTTGTTTTTCTAATATGTCTTTCTTGAGTCTCTAAATATTtgccattcaaaaattatattttcatcctTTAGTTTTGATCTGGAAATAATATAGATGAATTTCAATTTATTTAGTGCAAGATATAAAATATTGTTCTATTTATGTTACATAAAGTAACATATAATCTTGTATATATAAATCAATATATCAATAATATTGGTTTGGAGTAAAAATGAGTATATTGATTaaaatcttttcttatttttgtttgattAGTTCATTTTGTATTTTGAGATAGTCAATTAAAGTTTACAAATCCATTGACCATTAAGATAATATTTTGTTAAGCATGTCAATTTTTCCTTTTTCTGTTCTTTGTGAAATACCATATGGAGATTCCTTTTAGTGATAGAATTTGTAGAAAATACATGATTGTTTGAATTCCTTTTCACTCTTTATTCAATGAAAAGGACTGTATGAGGGTTGCCCTCTTCAAAATACCCTTGGACCTCCAAAAATGGAGATAAGATTTGATCTCATTTCAGTTGATCCAACAATCAAAGACTTTGCCAACTTAATATGCTAGGACCTCCTGTTGTTTCCACTTCTTTGGAAGCAAGAATTTTTGTTATTAAATGATCTTAAAACTGttaggatatatatatatttttttaaaaagaactaGAATAGGGGAATCAAAATCAATGTGAAGACCGGACTTGAAGATTAACAACTGCAGTAGTTGACATatcaaaatttctattttttttttttaaatgttaataCAATGAATGGGTGTTGCAGAACATATTATTTAGTCTCGTTAGTTTTTTCTTTCTGATTTTGTGGAAGCAAAAATAATCAGTAAAAATTTAACAAACTGGCCCTTACTCTTCCTTTTGTCTCAACAACTTACCAAAGTATATAACCGAGAGATAAAGGGAACCATCACCTGAGAATCATAGGTCATCATAAGCTTGTAGGCAAATTTCCTATCCAGGGGACAAAAACAAGGTGCAGATTGCCTCAAATATACAGCAAGGCCAACAATGATGCACCCTTTTTCTATCATATCTTACTTCTTCCTTTATCAAAAATGTATTGTAAATAATTCCTCCTTGTTGGAGCAGAAGATGGCTCATACCACCATGAAGCCTCCTCCAACCAAACTAGTAGATGACCTAGTGGTCGAAATCCTCTCTCGAGTTCCTGCCAAGTCCTTGATGAGATTCCAATGCATTTCCAGAGCATGGCTTGCTTTCACCTCCGACATCTACTACCGGACGAAACTTCCGGCCACCATGTCTGGTCTCTTCTACACCATCAGCACCTGGAACGCCGATACAAGCTGGAGCTCCGACATCCAATATCTCAGCTTATCAGTGGACAGGACCATTGATACTACTCTGAGTTTCTTGCCGCCTCTCCAAAACTTAGACATCTTAGATAGCTGCAATGGCCTGCTCCTCTGCAAGTCATGCAATGCCAAATCCGAGGACGACTGCTACTATGTCTGCAACCCTGCAACGAAAAAATGGATTACCCTCCCAAAACCAGATGAAAgcttagataattttttcttggcTTTTGATCCTCAAGTCTCCCATCATTTCCATGTCCTTCACTTCGATGATGGTGTGAAAAGAACCCGCACCAAGCTTGAGATCTTTTCATCCAAGACAGGTGAATGGGTTCACAGCCAAGTGCACTGGGAGGATAATATGGCCTACATGCTTTCCTTCCCTGGTGTTTTCTTTGATGGGATTGTTCATATGTTGAGTGCTGAAGACTATGTCCTGGGATTCGATCACAAGGGAAACATTTGCAGTAAAATCAAGCTGCCTGAAACTGAATCTTTTGGGAAcaaatggattggttgctcaGGTGGGTATTTAAATTTGGCCTTCAAACGGGAGGACAAAATAAAGTTCTGGATTCTGAAGGACTACTGTAATAATGAATGGGTTCTTAAGCATTCTATGGATGTGGAAACTATTCCTCATAAAGAGCGTTCCAAGACAGTTGATCCTGAGTTTTACCTCCAGGATTTTGACTATTTTGATATTGTGGCATTTCACCCCGACTTGGATGTTGTTTTCCTGCAAGTGGGAGATGAGCTCCTTGCCTACCACTTGAACACTGCAAGAACGGAAGAACTTGTTAGCTTGAGATGTGAATGGCTAgcaaaattttatacttattcaCCTTGCTTGTTGGATAGCTTTGGTGGCATCTAGCTGATGGGTTGGTGAAGGTGGATTACATGGACTGTGCTTTATGGATAGCCTTTGTtgatgttcagaacatattaggATTATCTTGCGTTCCTTGATGGCATAGTAGTATTGTGGACTGCATGGTATGTTGGGATCAAGTTTGCTTCCGAACttttaatcaaaatttgataATTCTGTTAATTTATCAGAACTGGTGTAGCTGGGACAATACTGGTATCTATTCAGGAGAGGATATAGGATCTAATATGGTGTTTCATTTATTTCTCGATTTATTCTAGAAAATATCTTATCTCAGGCATTTAGAAGCTACATTGAAGTGATTCTGTTAGCATTTTCATTGGGCATCTTCGGTTCCATTTCTTGTCTTTAGAGGGCATAGGGTTACTGGATGTATCTAAACGCTGTAATTTTAGACTCAATCCAAACTTaaattcaaattagactcaaTCAAATAATACAAAAATCAACCTTGATCTTGAAACTCAGGCTCGAACATAAATTTGAAACAAAGATGGCTAAACCTAGGCTCAATTAAGCTTGACTCAGTTGAACCCCTGTCCATGGCCAGCCAGTGGTGAGGCTGGCCTTAAGCATCAATTTCCAAAGGATCAGTGACTATTGATGAAAAATGTGGGAAATGTCAACAAACATTTGCATTCTATTGGTGTAGATATATAAATCTTGTTGCCTGCTAATATGCAGTAGCAGTAGTAGTAGTAGTTGTTGTTGTTGTATACCATATCTGTGTTCAAAGGAAATAAggtggaaaaaaaaatcaaacaattgTTCCCTTCTTCATAATGTGCTTTAGAACAATTTAGTAGACCCTTTAATTGTTCTCTGATAGCCATTAAATCAAAGATCAGGAACCCAAATCAAAAGGGCAATTGACTTTTAGTCAATGATGCTCACCAAAAATCACTGTTTTTGTAGGATTCTCATTACATTCTTCAAGTCAGGTGATTTCATAAGCATTTCTTAGAACTGGATCCTCGAATGACTCTGAAAATTAGCTTACAAAGTGGCACACAGAAGACAAAAATATGGCTTCTTGTTGCCTTGACTGCCATCATTTTGAAATAACAGTCAATGACATGCTTAGGGTGGTACCATTtctcttcatgcaagtgctggAGGTTACTTTTCCTTCCAACAAGATGGTTGTCCATGGTAGGCCACACAGTTTACTGGCGTTCATCCCTGTGAAAAATGAATCCCGATCTAGCTAGAATTAGCTGCTCTACATCGGAGTAATACATGTCTCTCCTAGGAACTGGAGGGAACCTACCTGTGGCCAAGTGGCCAAGGACTCCAGCAAATCCTCAAAGGATTTATGCATCCCATTCAACACTTCATTTCCCATACCTCTCTTTCATCATGATATTATGTTTTCATTGCTGTCATTAATTTCTTTAGAAACTGAACCCGATACATTTTTTTCACAAGCTGTGAAAAATCCTAAATGGAGAGAAGCCATGGCTATCAGAATCGAAGCACTCTTGACCCATTATGCTTCTACCACTTCCTATACTGAATGGTCAAGCATTTTGTTACATATTGAAACCAACTACTACCACTGGAAATTTTGATTTCACATCCTCAATCAAATATTATAGATGTATCCAACCATCAAGGTCTGAGAACTCAATTTACGTAATTCTTGGAGCCATGTAGGTTATGAATTCAGCAATTTCAGTTTAAGGTTAAAGCTTTGACGAGAAAGTAAATTAAAAagaatcagaaaaaataaaagtaaatgaGAAAATTATGTATTAAATCAGGCTAAAATATACTGTTTGGTATATTTGGGTGTCATATGGTTTTGGTCATCTAAAACTTTTTTaactattaaaatttaattaaaaagaaAGATGTTAGATTTAATATGAAAATGAATTTAGGAAAATAAGTAGACAAGATACCATTTTATAATTAAACATTCCAACTTGGTCAATATCTTCTAGAAAAATGTAGACATGTAAAGGAGCAAAGTTTATTTCTACTCTTTTTAAGAATTAATCAGTATAATGCTTTAAATCTGATTATTTtgtaaaaattcatgaaatgcaATTGTTATGTTCTTGATTCAAATAAAGTTAAAATAGAAAGGAAATAGAAAAGGGTTGACTTCAAGGAAACAAACCTCCTAATATCCTCtgaaaataatcatatttttcaaatctaataCCAAATAAAAAACCTTTAAGGGAACCTTTTCAATCTTGTTTTCTATTTTAGCATCTTATTTCAATTAAGCATGCACCAATTTATATTGCAATAGATGATTCTGCAACATGGCTATTTTATTagtgatccatgatggattgAATTACATAAAAGCATTTGCCAAGAAAGCAATTGAAGTAAATCAGTGGATCAGGTAATGCTTGAAGAACATGATGGAGGAACCACGGCAAATTGATGAATGTCTAGGACATGGTAAGAAGTTGCTAAAGGAGGCCATCAAAATTGTTACCAAAAGGAACATCGATCATATTTTTAAGGTTTCTCCAATACATTTCATCAATATGTATAGATGTAAAATGGAGGCAACAAAGTTTAAGATGGTGGTCCAATATGCAGCAGACATCACCCTTATGGTGCAAGAAAGATTAGTCTCACCAACTTGCTATAAAGACGAGTTAATTGGCTGTCTCCATTGAAGCCCAAAAGGCCAATCTTGAGAAGAAGGATAATTTAAGGGGGATGGAATGTTATATACTTAACCATTAGAAGATAGTaggtaataaaaatataattatctttTAGGAATTATTATGATGCACCGGGTAGTTATTCTCTGCATTAGTGGCGTAATGTAGTTATCTTGGATGTGTTATTGTGTACGGGTGCTCGTGGATCATTACCAAAATATAGTTATAActgtaaaattatttatattgatGATGTGAATGATGAATGGGTAGgagaattcagatctaaagtattcATCTTTTGAAGAACTAGGAAGATAAATCTCTCTCAAAGAGAATCTTAGGAGGCCGGTTCCACTCGAAGTGAAcccttttctatttcttttctattttatCCTTTTATTTGAATCAAGCACATAGCATTCAGTATTGGAGCCAATGATTCTATGGATTGAAGAACATGatggagaattttagatctaatagtgATGTTCTTTGGAGAACTAGGAGGATTGATTCTCTTAGAAGAGGATCTTAGAAAGGTTGGTTCCCCTTGATGTGAACCTTTTCAATCTTTTCTCTGTTTCAACATCCTATTTCAATTAGGCACACATCAAGCATCAAAGCAGATGATTCTGCAGCATGGGCATTTTATTGGAGATCCATAATGATTTGGATGACCTCAAACACTTCTTTGGAAAGCAATTAAAGGAAATCAGTGGATTCAGGAATGCTTGAAGAGAATGGAGGGCCAACATCAATTGGATGAAGTCTTGAGATATAGAGAGGAGTTGCTTAAAAGGCTAGCAATGTTAAAAGCAAGAGGAAGATTGACCATCTCatagttcaggctttgccaataaaCATCATCAAGATCTGGGAATGCTAATGTAGGCATCAGACTTCAAGATGGTGGTCTGCAAGTGTCCCTTTGATAATACAACAAAGAGATAAATCTCACCAGCTACAAAGATAAGGAAGTAGGTTTGCCACCTCCATTGGAGGCCAAAAATCAACTTCAAGGATAAGGTAGTAAGAACAGGGGTGGAatgttgtgtatatatatattaaaagatGTTGGATTAAAATATTACTAGTTTTATGGATTAATGCAGTGTGTTACATAGTTGTTTCTGTACTTTTGTTGCAGGGTAGTTGTTTGGGTGGGTACATGTGGTCACCAAAAGGTGGTTGTTATTGTAAAATATGAATATTTATGTTCATTATGATGAGTTATGGAGTATTTTTAGGTGGTGCACTTTGGAGAACTAGGAGGACTAATCCCCTTGGTAGAGGATCTTATGAGTGTTTGTTCCCCTCAAACTGAAAGTTTTCAATCTCTTTTTCTATTTCAGCATCTTATTTTAATTACTCACACGTCAGCAACTAAGGTCTACATGATCTTGCCTAATTTCTAAAGATTCAAAACATTAATATAACAAAGTTAACAAATTAATTTTATGTTTTCTTCAAATCTGTTCTACGGTTCTACCATTAATGGGCAACTCCTAAGCAGTGCAGGAAGCTTTGCGCAGGAGTCATCCTTCTGCACAAATTGCAGCACACATGGTGTCACAATCTAGATTCCTTAAAATTTGAGACCTGGGTGCTTTCAATTCCACTGAAAACTCAAAAATGTGTTTCCTTTTGAAAAAAATCAATTCCTAAAGACTCAATTTTACGACCTATTAGCAAGATCACAATGGAAAAATGGAAGACATATAAACCTCAAGATCTGGCTGCTAGGCTTATGTAAATCAGTTTCGGCTGAAACTAGATAAATTCTGGTAATGTTCAGTGGAACTTGCTCAAAGCATGAAAACTCAAACAGTTTTGAATTTATTTTACCCTATGCTTCGATTGAGATCAAAATCATGAAAGTTGTAACCTTGGTTCACTcctatatttatcaaaaaatcaaATTATCAAAAATGAATTACCATAGTTCATCCTACTACCATAAATTTCACCCCATCTAATTGCAAACCCTCTTGATAATGATACCTTTCATGCAAGCCACATAACAGTGAACTTCATTACTAATATCAAACATGCATGCTGACTTAGTTTACAGTTCTGTAAGAAATGGAGCACATTCATTCAATTCAATCTATGTAGTATTCAATCTATGCAGGGCGCTTGCTCTATTACTATCCCATGTTTTGGCTGAGCTATCCTTTGTTTTGGATGGACCCTCTCATGTTAGACTCCATTATCTATAACTTGATCTTACCTCTTGGCTCATTTATCCATTGTACTATAGGGGCTTGGATGGGAGACAATGATGGAGATAGCAGCATCGTGACTTTCATAAGATCCAACTTGCTGCAACTTTTTGTACAGATAATACTCATTGAGTCTCCCCTTTTTGGTTTTTAATCTTCTGACTTCACTAATATAATTAGCAAAGTCTCCTTTTGGAACTTTTCTATTGTAAAGTCTTTTGATGTCATCTTTTGTCTGAGCAGGGAACTTCAAAATTGTAATACCTATTTGTAAATTCTTCAATTTTCTCTATGAATAAAATTGGTGAGCAGTGGGTTCTTCCCACTACTCTCCacactttttcaaaaaaaaaaatctatgcagTATTCAATGCAGAGATCTTTTCTACTGATACCAACACATTAATTGACTAAAATCAGCCAGCCACTGTGATTGCAAATAAAAGCCAGATTTGTTACAAGATGGATACAGCCAAAAAAACAAAACATGATAGCTAAGCATTATCGAAGAAATTCCACAACGAAGCCCCATGTTATCCAAAGAAGAATCTCAAGTAGATTCTTATGCAAAGGAGATATATTACAGTATATAGACTGGCATGGTAAAAAGAACAAGGGGACCTCATTCGATTTCAATCTGCTGAGGCGCATCTTCTTCAGCTTCCAGCTTCAGTTCCTCTGCAACGATCTCCCCATCGGCGGCAATTCCAGAGGCTTCTACAGT from Elaeis guineensis isolate ETL-2024a chromosome 4, EG11, whole genome shotgun sequence includes these protein-coding regions:
- the LOC105042833 gene encoding F-box protein At5g49610 produces the protein MAHTTMKPPPTKLVDDLVVEILSRVPAKSLMRFQCISRAWLAFTSDIYYRTKLPATMSGLFYTISTWNADTSWSSDIQYLSLSVDRTIDTTLSFLPPLQNLDILDSCNGLLLCKSCNAKSEDDCYYVCNPATKKWITLPKPDESLDNFFLAFDPQVSHHFHVLHFDDGVKRTRTKLEIFSSKTGEWVHSQVHWEDNMAYMLSFPGVFFDGIVHMLSAEDYVLGFDHKGNICSKIKLPETESFGNKWIGCSGGYLNLAFKREDKIKFWILKDYCNNEWVLKHSMDVETIPHKERSKTVDPEFYLQDFDYFDIVAFHPDLDVVFLQVGDELLAYHLNTARTEELVSLRCEWLAKFYTYSPCLLDSFGGI